The genomic DNA GAAATCATACATCGGCACAAACGCGTGCATGGCCACATACTCCGCGCCCTTGACTTCCGCCCAGTGCGCCATGTACGAGCCGATGCTCACGCCGCCTTCATAGTTCGAGTAACGTAGTGCGTAATCGTCGAGTTCATCTTTCATCGAGAGCAGGCTGTACGAACAGGAAACATTGCGATCCTTATCATACGGCACGACGGCATAGACGCCACCGAGTGCGACCACGCGCTTGACGCGCAACTCCGCCGCTGCATTGAAGAATACGTCGGCGTAGCGCTCGGCGCCGAGGTGCGGCTCATCGCCGGAGAAGATGACCAGGCCCTTCTTCTCGTTGCCGGTGTACCAGAACTCGTTGCGGTTGAGCCGGATCTCGCGGCGGTGGCCGTCCTTGAACTTCACCTCGGGCCGCAGAAAATGGTGCGTGCCGGGCAACTGGAACAGGTAGAAGCCGTCGGACTTGATGCGCCCGATCCTCCGCGCTTTGGTGTGCTTGACCAGATAGCGGGGCAAGGCTGACGAGGTCGCGCCGGCATCG from Chloroflexota bacterium includes the following:
- a CDS encoding PAC2 family protein; this translates as MDELLDLTEIPKSDEMYMIAGWRQWADAGATSSALPRYLVKHTKARRIGRIKSDGFYLFQLPGTHHFLRPEVKFKDGHRREIRLNRNEFWYTGNEKKGLVIFSGDEPHLGAERYADVFFNAAAELRVKRVVALGGVYAVVPYDKDRNVSCSYSLLSMKDELDDYALRYSNYEGGVSIGSYMAHWAEVKGAEYVAMHAFVPMYDFSQLAPDLQGITVENDFKAWYDVMRRVNHMFGTHVDLGDLERQAEQLAESIGAQVDEMEERAPQAHVREYMAKLTEDFAEMSFMPLDDVWDRELGDIFKDME